In one Streptomyces sp. NBC_01288 genomic region, the following are encoded:
- a CDS encoding ABC transporter ATP-binding protein produces MEGIAIRLRDLRKSFGDTTAVAGVDLEIRDGEFFSMLGPSGSGKTTVLRMIAGFESPTGGTVELAGQDVTGLAPFERDVHTVFQDYALFPHMTVEENVAYGLKVRKVPKSERLVRARKALAEVRLEGYGTRRPAQLSGGQRQRVALARALVGRPRVLLLDEPLGALDLKLREQMQVELKALQREVGITFVFVTHDQEEALTMSDRIAVFDQGRIQQVGTPAEVYERPATPFVASFVGTSNLLAGESAQRVVGTPGTYSIRPEKIRVLKGSAEPDDPDHESAAGTVAEVVYLGDSTRFLVDLDAGGRLTALQQNLETSAEDVAAYRGSRVRLQWHRRHTVHVPDPR; encoded by the coding sequence ATGGAGGGGATTGCGATCCGGCTGCGGGATCTGCGGAAATCGTTCGGGGACACGACCGCCGTGGCCGGGGTCGACCTGGAGATCAGGGACGGCGAGTTCTTCTCGATGCTCGGCCCGTCCGGCTCGGGCAAGACGACCGTGCTCCGCATGATCGCCGGCTTCGAGAGCCCCACTGGGGGCACCGTCGAACTCGCCGGCCAGGACGTCACCGGCCTCGCCCCCTTCGAGCGCGACGTCCACACCGTCTTCCAGGACTACGCCCTCTTCCCGCACATGACGGTCGAGGAGAACGTCGCCTACGGCCTCAAGGTCCGCAAGGTTCCCAAGTCCGAACGCCTCGTCCGCGCCCGAAAAGCCCTCGCAGAGGTACGACTTGAGGGCTACGGCACCCGCCGTCCCGCCCAGCTCTCCGGCGGCCAGCGGCAACGCGTCGCCCTCGCCCGCGCCCTCGTCGGCCGCCCCCGCGTGCTGCTGCTCGACGAACCCCTCGGCGCCCTCGACCTCAAACTGCGCGAGCAGATGCAGGTCGAACTCAAGGCGCTCCAGCGGGAGGTGGGCATCACCTTCGTCTTCGTCACCCACGACCAGGAGGAGGCCCTGACGATGAGCGACCGCATCGCCGTCTTCGACCAGGGCCGCATCCAGCAGGTCGGCACCCCCGCCGAGGTCTACGAACGCCCCGCGACCCCCTTCGTCGCGTCCTTCGTCGGCACCTCCAACCTGCTGGCGGGCGAGTCCGCCCAACGCGTCGTCGGCACCCCGGGCACCTACAGCATCCGGCCCGAGAAGATCCGCGTCCTCAAGGGCTCCGCCGAACCCGACGACCCCGACCACGAGAGCGCCGCCGGCACCGTCGCCGAGGTCGTCTACCTCGGGGACTCCACCCGCTTCCTCGTCGACCTCGACGCCGGCGGCCGGCTCACCGCACTCCAGCAGAACCTGGAGACCTCCGCCGAGGACGTCGCCGCCTACCGCGGCAGCCGGGTGCGACTGCAATGGCACCGGCGCCACACGGTGCACGTTCCCGACCCCCGCTGA
- a CDS encoding (2Fe-2S)-binding protein: MNSPLRLADAHPGPAFTVTLDGRAIEALPGQTVAAALWTAGVTSWRTTRGEGRPRGVFCGIGVCYDCLVTVNSRPNQRACLVPLHPGDTIRTQEGTGHDD; this comes from the coding sequence GTGAACTCCCCACTTCGCCTAGCCGACGCCCACCCGGGCCCGGCCTTCACGGTCACCCTCGACGGCCGCGCGATCGAGGCCCTCCCCGGCCAGACCGTCGCCGCCGCCCTGTGGACGGCGGGCGTGACGTCCTGGCGCACCACCCGGGGCGAGGGCCGTCCCCGCGGCGTCTTCTGCGGGATCGGCGTCTGCTACGACTGCCTCGTCACCGTCAACTCCCGCCCGAACCAACGGGCTTGCCTGGTGCCCCTGCACCCGGGCGACACCATCCGTACGCAGGAGGGGACGGGCCACGATGACTGA
- a CDS encoding cache domain-containing protein, producing MSLATATPATAPEQSVAAGVRSALESVFDAVATTRADTTALLAKVAAQGRRPATVDLAALRPGLHLRLARHELVSGVGFVAAPGLLSDVPAWLEWWQSTSDGGIRPLLLDLDPEHSAYADYTHWDWFALPRDTGERAVAGPYVDYLCSDEYSLTLSAPVLVEGRFAGVAAADVYLRHFEAAVMPMLHRLPGPARLVNARGRVAASTDPRHLVGSLSKGPDFAEALAAGRAGFAQGARLVPCDGVPLVLVVAEG from the coding sequence ATGAGCCTCGCGACGGCAACACCGGCCACGGCACCCGAGCAGTCCGTCGCGGCCGGGGTCCGCTCGGCCCTGGAGTCCGTGTTCGACGCCGTGGCCACCACTCGCGCCGACACGACGGCGCTGCTCGCCAAGGTGGCCGCACAGGGCCGCCGCCCGGCGACCGTCGACCTCGCCGCACTGCGCCCGGGCCTCCATCTCCGGCTCGCCCGGCACGAGTTGGTGTCCGGCGTCGGCTTCGTCGCCGCGCCGGGTCTGCTGAGCGACGTACCGGCATGGCTGGAGTGGTGGCAGTCCACCTCCGACGGTGGCATACGACCGCTGCTGCTCGACCTCGACCCCGAGCACTCGGCGTACGCCGACTACACGCACTGGGACTGGTTCGCGCTGCCCCGCGACACCGGGGAGCGGGCGGTCGCCGGGCCGTACGTCGACTACCTCTGCTCGGACGAGTACAGCCTCACCCTGTCCGCGCCGGTCCTGGTGGAGGGGCGGTTCGCCGGGGTGGCCGCGGCGGACGTGTATCTACGGCACTTCGAGGCGGCCGTGATGCCGATGCTGCACCGGTTGCCGGGACCGGCCCGGCTGGTCAACGCCCGTGGCCGGGTGGCCGCTTCGACCGATCCCCGGCATCTGGTCGGTTCGCTGAGCAAGGGTCCGGATTTCGCGGAGGCCCTCGCGGCGGGGCGGGCCGGGTTCGCGCAGGGGGCGCGGTTGGTGCCGTGCGACGGGGTGCCGTTGGTGTTGGTGGTCGCGGAGGGGTGA
- a CDS encoding ABC transporter substrate-binding protein — translation MRLTRTLQVTACAAVLLAATACGSSDSGSSGGGLNPPDLKAQSKLGKSEGEVNLIAWAGYVEDGSNDPKVNWVGDFEKQTGCKVNSKVAASSDEMVKLMKTGEYDAVSASGDASLRLIASGDAAPVNTDLVPNYKDIFPDLKLQAWNSVKGKAYGIPHGRGANLLMYNTQKVTPAPTSWAAVFDDASQYKGHVTAYDSPIYIADAALYLKATKPELKIKDPYALDQKQFDAAVALLKKQNADIGEYWSDYLKEISAFKSGDSVVGTTWQVIANLTADEGTKIKAFVPKEGSTGWSDTWMISAKAKHPNCAYQWLNWIVSPKVNAQVAEYFGEAPSNSKACAETSDNNFCATYHAADTAYWKNIAFWNTPIEQCLDGRTDVKCVPYAKWVQAWTEIKG, via the coding sequence GTGCGTCTCACCCGAACCCTTCAGGTGACGGCCTGTGCAGCCGTCCTGCTCGCCGCGACCGCCTGCGGCTCCTCCGACAGCGGTTCGTCGGGCGGTGGCCTCAACCCCCCTGATCTCAAAGCCCAGTCGAAGCTCGGCAAGAGCGAGGGCGAGGTCAACCTGATCGCCTGGGCCGGCTATGTCGAGGACGGCTCCAACGACCCCAAGGTGAACTGGGTCGGCGACTTCGAGAAGCAGACCGGCTGCAAGGTCAACTCCAAGGTCGCCGCAAGCTCCGACGAGATGGTCAAGCTGATGAAGACCGGCGAGTACGACGCCGTCTCCGCCTCCGGCGACGCCTCCCTGCGCCTCATAGCCTCCGGCGACGCCGCCCCCGTCAACACCGACCTGGTCCCCAACTACAAGGACATTTTCCCCGACTTGAAGCTCCAGGCCTGGAACTCGGTCAAGGGCAAGGCCTACGGCATCCCGCACGGCCGCGGCGCCAACCTCCTCATGTACAACACCCAGAAGGTCACCCCCGCCCCGACCTCCTGGGCCGCGGTCTTCGACGACGCCTCCCAGTACAAGGGCCACGTCACCGCGTACGACTCACCGATCTACATCGCCGACGCGGCCCTCTATCTCAAGGCCACCAAGCCCGAGTTGAAGATCAAGGACCCCTACGCGCTCGACCAGAAGCAGTTCGACGCCGCTGTGGCGCTGCTGAAGAAGCAGAACGCGGACATCGGCGAGTACTGGAGCGACTACCTCAAGGAGATCTCCGCCTTCAAGAGCGGCGACTCCGTGGTCGGTACCACCTGGCAGGTCATCGCCAACCTCACCGCCGACGAGGGCACCAAGATCAAGGCCTTCGTCCCCAAGGAGGGTTCGACCGGCTGGTCCGACACCTGGATGATCTCCGCCAAGGCCAAACACCCCAACTGCGCCTACCAGTGGCTCAATTGGATCGTCTCGCCGAAGGTCAACGCCCAGGTCGCCGAGTACTTCGGCGAGGCCCCCTCCAACTCCAAGGCCTGCGCCGAGACCAGCGACAACAACTTCTGCGCCACCTACCACGCCGCCGACACCGCGTACTGGAAGAACATCGCCTTCTGGAACACGCCCATCGAGCAGTGCCTCGACGGCCGTACGGACGTCAAGTGCGTGCCGTACGCCAAGTGGGTACAGGCCTGGACCGAGATCAAGGGCTGA
- a CDS encoding NAD(P)/FAD-dependent oxidoreductase yields MSKRLTCDVVVVGAGMVGAACALYAARAGLDVVIVDRGPVSGGTTGAGEGNLLVSDKEPGPELDLALLSNHLWAQLAEELGEFVEYEAKGGLVVASTPDGLTALERFAEQQHTAGVVVEPVQSDALYDLEPHLAPGLPGGVYYPQDCQVMPALAAAHLVRASGARLLTGRTVTDVLLKSDGTVQGVRTDRGDVLASTVVNAAGTWGGELAALAGVTLPVLPRRGFVLVTEPLPRLVRHKVYAADYVADVASDSAALQTSPVVEGTAAGPVLIGASRERVGFDREFSLPVVRALAAGATKLFPVLADVHAMRSYLGFRPYMPDHLPAIGPDPRVPGLVHACGHEGAGIGLATGTGHVIAQLLGDKTPDLDLTPFRPDRFPEFPEEDA; encoded by the coding sequence GTGAGCAAGCGACTGACCTGCGATGTCGTGGTCGTCGGAGCCGGAATGGTGGGCGCGGCCTGCGCCCTCTACGCGGCCCGGGCGGGCCTCGACGTCGTCATCGTGGACCGCGGCCCGGTCTCCGGCGGCACGACCGGCGCCGGCGAGGGCAACCTGCTCGTCTCCGACAAGGAGCCGGGCCCGGAACTCGACCTCGCCCTCCTCTCCAACCACCTGTGGGCACAACTGGCCGAGGAACTGGGGGAGTTCGTCGAGTACGAGGCGAAGGGCGGCCTCGTCGTGGCCTCCACGCCCGACGGACTCACCGCACTGGAGCGCTTCGCCGAGCAGCAGCACACCGCGGGAGTCGTCGTTGAACCGGTCCAAAGCGACGCCCTGTACGACCTCGAACCCCACCTCGCCCCCGGCCTCCCCGGCGGCGTGTACTACCCCCAGGACTGCCAGGTGATGCCCGCCCTGGCCGCCGCCCACCTCGTCCGGGCCTCGGGCGCCCGCCTGCTCACCGGGCGCACGGTGACAGACGTACTCCTCAAGTCAGATGGAACGGTCCAAGGCGTCCGCACCGACCGGGGTGACGTCCTCGCCTCCACGGTCGTCAACGCCGCCGGCACCTGGGGCGGCGAACTCGCAGCCCTCGCCGGAGTCACCCTCCCCGTCCTCCCGCGCCGCGGCTTCGTCCTCGTCACCGAACCGCTGCCACGCCTGGTCCGCCACAAGGTGTACGCCGCCGACTACGTGGCCGACGTGGCCAGCGACTCGGCCGCCCTGCAGACCTCGCCGGTCGTCGAGGGAACGGCCGCTGGACCGGTCCTGATCGGTGCGAGCCGCGAACGCGTGGGTTTCGACCGGGAGTTCTCGCTGCCGGTCGTACGGGCGCTGGCGGCGGGCGCGACGAAACTGTTCCCGGTCCTGGCCGACGTCCACGCGATGCGCTCCTACCTCGGTTTCCGCCCGTACATGCCGGACCACCTCCCCGCCATCGGCCCCGACCCCCGGGTCCCCGGCCTCGTCCACGCCTGCGGACACGAGGGCGCGGGCATCGGGCTCGCCACCGGCACAGGGCACGTGATCGCCCAACTGCTGGGCGACAAGACCCCGGACCTCGACCTGACCCCCTTCCGGCCCGACCGTTTCCCCGAGTTCCCCGAGGAGGACGCGTGA
- a CDS encoding FadR/GntR family transcriptional regulator: MNQQQHMNGGARKAVFAPVDNRARVDAVVSRLGDAIELGLLSDGEQLPGESELAGQLGVSTVTLREALMALRQQGLVTTRRGRGGGSFVSLPEVPGEERLKVRLRGWSTEELRDLGDHWAALSGTAAGLAAQRTEPEDLLQLRRTADELTHAQDAAARGRVYGRFHVELAAAAQSARLTREQVALQTEVGALLCLVLGNDEYREEAAARHRSVISAVQDGAHDSARELAERCVQESTARLIAERLAL, translated from the coding sequence GTGAACCAGCAGCAGCACATGAACGGCGGCGCCCGGAAAGCCGTCTTCGCCCCGGTCGACAACCGGGCGCGGGTCGACGCCGTCGTCAGCCGGCTCGGGGACGCCATCGAACTGGGACTGCTCTCCGACGGCGAGCAGCTGCCGGGCGAGAGCGAGCTCGCCGGGCAGCTCGGGGTGTCCACGGTGACCCTGCGGGAGGCGCTGATGGCGCTGCGCCAGCAAGGGCTCGTCACCACCCGCAGAGGGCGTGGCGGCGGGAGCTTCGTGTCCCTGCCCGAGGTGCCGGGCGAGGAGCGGCTGAAGGTCCGGCTGCGCGGCTGGAGCACCGAGGAGCTGCGCGACCTCGGCGATCACTGGGCGGCTCTGTCCGGCACCGCCGCCGGGCTCGCCGCACAACGCACCGAGCCCGAGGATCTGCTCCAACTCCGGCGCACGGCCGATGAGTTGACGCACGCCCAGGACGCGGCGGCGCGCGGCCGGGTGTACGGCCGCTTCCACGTCGAGCTGGCCGCCGCCGCGCAGTCGGCCCGACTCACCCGCGAACAGGTCGCGTTGCAGACCGAGGTGGGCGCGCTGCTGTGTCTCGTGCTCGGGAACGACGAATATCGTGAAGAAGCCGCAGCCCGTCACCGCTCCGTAATCTCGGCCGTGCAAGATGGGGCCCACGATTCGGCCAGGGAGTTGGCCGAGCGGTGCGTGCAGGAGTCCACGGCGCGGCTCATCGCCGAGCGGCTGGCCCTGTAG
- a CDS encoding FAD-dependent oxidoreductase: MTDDRPHLAVIGAGPAGLAATVAAAAHGVHVTLIDSAARAGGQFYRQPAAELNAGRPQALHHQWRTWERLKDALAHHVEAGHVRLLTDHHVWLVERRLNQWLNQRAGDADRNAFTVHALLGPEQETPAEVRADAVLLATGGYEKVLPFPGWTVPGVLTAGGAQAMLKGTLAVSGRTAVVAGTGPLLLPVATGLAAAGVEVAALVESADPKAFVRRTRALAAQPGKVAEGAQYAAQLLRHRVRLLTRHTVVAAHGDERLEAVTVATLDTDGRVRPGTERRIACDTLAVGHGMLPHTDLAETLGCRLDGIDVQVDDEQRTDVPGVWAAGETTGIGGAALSLAEGHIAGRSAAARLNGTEPDPRTWAPAAKSRTKLREFFAALDTVYAPPARWTDLVTDDTVVCRCEEVTGGAVREAVDGLGAGDIRTVKLLTRAGMGWCQGRMCGPAVAGLAGCELTPSRRPFARPVPLGVLARAGEPESEAEPE, encoded by the coding sequence ATGACTGACGACCGACCGCACCTCGCCGTGATCGGCGCGGGCCCGGCAGGACTCGCCGCCACCGTCGCCGCCGCGGCCCACGGCGTCCACGTCACCCTGATCGACTCGGCGGCGCGGGCGGGCGGCCAGTTCTACCGACAGCCCGCCGCCGAGCTGAACGCCGGACGCCCGCAGGCCCTGCACCACCAGTGGCGGACGTGGGAGCGGCTGAAGGACGCCCTCGCGCATCACGTGGAGGCAGGTCACGTAAGGCTCTTGACGGATCATCATGTATGGCTCGTGGAGCGGCGGTTGAACCAGTGGTTGAACCAACGGGCTGGCGACGCCGACCGAAACGCCTTCACCGTGCATGCCCTCCTCGGCCCCGAACAGGAGACCCCGGCAGAGGTACGCGCCGATGCCGTCCTCCTCGCCACCGGCGGCTACGAGAAGGTCCTCCCGTTCCCCGGTTGGACCGTTCCCGGAGTCCTCACCGCGGGCGGTGCCCAGGCCATGCTCAAGGGCACCCTCGCCGTCTCCGGACGCACCGCCGTGGTCGCCGGCACCGGCCCGCTCCTCCTCCCCGTGGCAACCGGCCTCGCGGCAGCCGGGGTCGAGGTCGCCGCGCTCGTCGAGTCCGCCGACCCGAAGGCGTTCGTACGACGGACCCGCGCGCTCGCCGCACAGCCCGGCAAGGTCGCCGAGGGTGCCCAGTACGCGGCCCAACTCCTTCGTCACCGCGTCAGGTTGCTCACCCGGCACACTGTCGTGGCGGCCCACGGTGACGAGCGGCTGGAGGCGGTGACCGTCGCCACGCTCGACACCGACGGGCGGGTCCGGCCAGGGACCGAACGCCGGATCGCCTGCGACACCCTCGCGGTCGGCCACGGCATGCTTCCGCACACCGACCTCGCCGAGACCCTCGGCTGCCGTCTCGACGGAATCGACGTCCAGGTCGACGACGAACAGCGCACCGACGTCCCCGGCGTCTGGGCGGCCGGCGAGACCACCGGCATCGGCGGCGCCGCCCTCTCCCTCGCCGAGGGCCACATCGCGGGACGCTCCGCCGCCGCACGCCTGAACGGCACCGAACCCGACCCGCGCACCTGGGCGCCGGCCGCCAAGTCCCGTACAAAGCTGAGGGAGTTCTTCGCGGCCCTCGACACCGTGTACGCGCCGCCCGCCCGTTGGACCGATCTCGTCACCGACGACACCGTGGTCTGCCGCTGCGAGGAAGTCACCGGGGGAGCGGTCCGCGAGGCCGTGGACGGGCTCGGGGCCGGTGACATCCGCACCGTGAAGCTGCTGACGCGGGCCGGGATGGGCTGGTGCCAGGGGCGGATGTGCGGGCCGGCTGTCGCAGGGCTGGCGGGGTGCGAACTCACCCCGTCCCGGCGGCCGTTCGCGCGGCCCGTGCCGCTGGGGGTGCTTGCACGTGCCGGAGAGCCCGAGTCCGAAGCCGAGCCGGAATGA
- a CDS encoding ABC transporter permease: MQLSRSARIALRVAAGFGFAVIYVPLLLVLVNSLNPDRSASWPPSTLTLHWWSVAWQNSGARAALWVSVKAGLGATAIALVLGTLIAFAVARYRFFGRDAISFVVVLPIALPGIVTGIALNSAFSTVLEPLGVGLGLFTVIVGHATFCIVVVFNNVVARLRRTSGSYEEAAMDLGADTFRAFVDVTFPLVRSALLAGGLLAFALSFDEIVVTTFTAGPGIETLPIWIFNNMTRPQQAPVVNVVAAVLVLLSVLPIYVAQRLSADTATASRV; this comes from the coding sequence ATGCAGCTCTCCCGTTCCGCGCGTATCGCCCTGCGCGTGGCCGCCGGGTTCGGCTTCGCGGTGATCTACGTCCCGCTCCTGCTCGTCCTGGTCAACTCCCTCAACCCGGACCGCAGCGCGAGCTGGCCGCCGTCCACCCTGACCCTGCACTGGTGGTCGGTCGCCTGGCAGAACTCCGGTGCCCGTGCGGCCCTCTGGGTCTCCGTGAAGGCCGGCCTCGGCGCCACCGCCATCGCCCTCGTGCTCGGCACTCTGATCGCCTTCGCGGTCGCCCGGTACCGCTTCTTCGGCCGCGACGCCATCTCCTTCGTGGTCGTCCTGCCGATCGCGCTGCCCGGCATCGTCACGGGCATCGCCCTCAACTCGGCGTTCAGTACGGTACTTGAGCCGCTCGGCGTGGGCCTCGGCCTGTTCACGGTGATCGTCGGACATGCCACGTTCTGCATCGTCGTCGTCTTCAACAACGTCGTCGCCCGCCTCCGGCGCACCTCGGGGTCGTACGAGGAAGCCGCGATGGACCTGGGCGCCGACACCTTCCGCGCCTTCGTCGACGTCACCTTCCCGCTGGTGCGCTCGGCGCTTCTCGCGGGCGGACTGCTCGCGTTCGCGCTGTCCTTCGACGAGATCGTGGTGACCACGTTCACCGCCGGACCCGGTATCGAGACCCTCCCGATCTGGATCTTCAACAACATGACCCGCCCCCAACAGGCCCCGGTCGTCAACGTGGTGGCCGCGGTCCTCGTCCTGCTCTCCGTACTCCCGATCTACGTCGCCCAGCGACTGTCCGCCGACACGGCCACCGCGAGCCGGGTCTGA
- a CDS encoding aminopeptidase P family protein yields MAKGRKNGLYRGISDELSALMRTGWADTERTDLEPAEQAPHAARRRATLSALFPGERLVVPSGNLLIRSNDSHHPFRPYSGYVHLTGDQARDGALVLEPRPDGGHDAHCYQLPRDSRDTDEFWTGYTAELWMGRRRSLAESALVLGLPCRDIRTIAEDLAKASGTPTRIVRGVDPALDAALDTNEDRDDEFESAVSGLRLVKDAWEIGEMRRAVDSTVRGFTDVVRELSQAVATSERWIEGTFFRRARVEGNHVGYGSICAAGEHATIMHWTDNDGPVRPGELLLLDAGVETHSLYTADVTRTLPISGTFSPVQRQVYDAVFEAQEAGMAAVKPGAHYRDFHEAAQRSLAERLVKWGFIEGPAERAYELSLQRRFTMAGTGHMLGLDVHDCAQARSEEYVDGALEPGMVLTVEPGLYFQPDDLTVPEEWRGIGVRIEDDLLVTAEGYENLSAGLPRSADEVEAWMREFAG; encoded by the coding sequence GTGGCCAAGGGCCGAAAGAACGGTCTGTACCGAGGAATCTCCGACGAGCTGTCCGCCCTGATGCGGACCGGTTGGGCCGACACCGAGCGCACGGATCTGGAGCCGGCCGAGCAGGCGCCGCACGCGGCGCGCCGCCGGGCCACGCTGTCCGCGCTCTTCCCGGGCGAGCGCCTTGTCGTACCGTCCGGGAACCTCCTGATCCGCTCGAACGACAGCCACCACCCGTTCCGCCCGTACTCCGGCTATGTGCATCTCACCGGCGACCAGGCACGCGACGGCGCCCTGGTCCTGGAGCCCCGCCCCGACGGCGGCCACGACGCGCACTGCTACCAACTCCCCCGCGACAGCCGGGACACCGACGAGTTCTGGACCGGCTACACCGCCGAGCTGTGGATGGGCCGCCGCCGCTCGCTGGCCGAGTCGGCGCTGGTGCTCGGACTGCCCTGCCGTGACATCCGGACCATCGCCGAGGACCTGGCGAAGGCCTCCGGGACACCCACCCGCATCGTCCGCGGCGTCGACCCGGCCCTGGACGCGGCGCTCGACACCAACGAGGACCGCGACGACGAGTTCGAGTCGGCCGTCTCCGGGCTGCGGCTGGTCAAGGACGCGTGGGAGATCGGCGAGATGCGCCGGGCCGTCGACTCCACGGTGCGCGGATTCACCGATGTCGTACGGGAGTTGTCGCAGGCGGTCGCCACCTCGGAGCGCTGGATCGAGGGCACGTTCTTCCGCCGGGCACGCGTCGAGGGCAACCATGTCGGCTACGGCTCGATCTGCGCCGCCGGTGAGCACGCCACGATCATGCACTGGACCGACAACGATGGCCCGGTCCGCCCCGGTGAACTCCTCCTGCTGGACGCGGGAGTCGAGACGCACAGCCTCTACACCGCCGACGTCACCCGCACGCTCCCGATCAGCGGCACGTTCTCCCCGGTCCAACGCCAGGTCTACGACGCGGTGTTCGAGGCCCAGGAAGCCGGCATGGCGGCGGTGAAGCCGGGCGCTCACTACCGGGACTTCCACGAGGCGGCCCAACGCTCCCTGGCCGAACGGCTGGTGAAGTGGGGCTTCATCGAGGGACCGGCCGAGCGGGCGTACGAGCTGTCGCTCCAGCGGCGGTTCACGATGGCGGGCACAGGGCACATGCTCGGGCTCGACGTCCACGACTGCGCCCAGGCGCGCAGCGAGGAGTACGTGGACGGGGCCCTCGAACCCGGCATGGTGCTCACCGTCGAACCGGGCCTGTACTTCCAGCCCGACGACCTCACAGTGCCGGAGGAGTGGCGGGGCATCGGCGTCCGGATCGAGGACGATCTACTGGTGACGGCGGAAGGCTACGAGAACCTGTCGGCGGGGCTGCCTCGCTCGGCCGACGAAGTCGAGGCGTGGATGCGGGAGTTCGCGGGCTGA
- a CDS encoding MmyB family transcriptional regulator yields MAYQAGGQRSAPRPVPESPEAQAYLLDYATLLEAVTFPSVVMDHRWDVVLTNGAFKSLFRAVGPHPTAMPGDNFLRFVLFHPDASTVLGEHESRWCLPMLAHFAAAVESHGHDHGLQAIRRDIAQDPIMEAAYRQGLPHWIRAVGEQAAVEHDGAVRPLLHPDPRWGATDCRVVGETPKTLENMGYTRLTLVLREARRVPPPRVRRAGRGAGHLRVVSAAE; encoded by the coding sequence ATGGCATATCAGGCAGGTGGGCAGCGGTCCGCGCCGCGGCCCGTCCCCGAGAGTCCCGAGGCCCAGGCGTATCTGCTGGACTACGCCACGCTGTTGGAGGCCGTCACTTTCCCCTCCGTCGTCATGGACCACCGCTGGGACGTGGTGTTGACCAACGGCGCGTTCAAGTCACTTTTCCGGGCGGTCGGCCCGCATCCGACGGCGATGCCGGGCGACAACTTCCTTCGCTTCGTGCTCTTCCACCCCGACGCGAGCACCGTTCTCGGTGAGCACGAGTCGAGGTGGTGTCTGCCGATGCTGGCCCACTTCGCCGCCGCCGTGGAGAGCCACGGACACGATCACGGCCTCCAGGCGATCCGCCGTGACATCGCCCAGGACCCGATCATGGAGGCCGCCTACCGGCAGGGCCTGCCGCACTGGATCCGCGCGGTCGGCGAGCAGGCGGCCGTGGAGCACGACGGCGCGGTCCGCCCGCTGCTGCACCCCGACCCGCGGTGGGGCGCCACCGACTGCCGTGTCGTCGGCGAGACCCCCAAGACCCTTGAGAACATGGGCTATACGCGTCTGACGCTGGTCCTGCGCGAGGCCCGCCGCGTTCCACCGCCCAGGGTCCGCAGGGCGGGCCGCGGCGCCGGACACCTGAGGGTGGTCTCCGCGGCCGAGTGA
- a CDS encoding ABC transporter permease — translation MSLLNRTAGALYRRPRLRLSLLLTAPLLWLAVLYLGSLSVLFVSAFWTTDSFTSEVVKVWSTDNFHELFTVPVYRQVILRSIGVALAVTVLCAVIAFPVAFYTARVAKPRWRPLLVVAILTPLWASYLVKVYAWRLILSQGGLADWMLKPFGLSGPGFGLPATVLTLTYLWLPYMVLPIHTALEQLPANLLDASADLGARAGRTFRSVVLPMVLPSVAAGSIFTFSLSLGDYITVQIVGGKTQLIGNLVYSNIELNLPMAAALGTVPVVVIVVYLLAMRRTGALSSL, via the coding sequence ATGTCCCTGCTGAACCGGACCGCGGGGGCGCTGTACCGGCGCCCCCGGCTACGGCTCTCCCTGCTGCTCACCGCACCGCTGCTGTGGCTCGCCGTGCTCTATCTCGGCTCCCTGAGCGTGCTGTTCGTCTCCGCGTTCTGGACGACGGACTCCTTCACCTCCGAGGTGGTGAAGGTCTGGTCGACCGACAACTTCCACGAGCTGTTCACGGTGCCCGTCTACCGACAGGTCATCCTGCGCAGCATCGGCGTCGCGCTCGCCGTCACGGTCCTGTGCGCCGTGATCGCGTTCCCGGTCGCCTTCTACACGGCCCGCGTCGCGAAGCCGCGGTGGCGCCCGCTGCTCGTGGTCGCCATCCTCACCCCGCTGTGGGCCAGTTACCTCGTCAAGGTGTACGCGTGGCGGCTCATCCTGTCCCAAGGCGGCCTGGCCGACTGGATGTTGAAGCCGTTCGGCCTGAGCGGGCCCGGGTTCGGACTACCGGCTACCGTCCTCACGCTCACGTACCTCTGGCTGCCGTACATGGTCCTGCCGATCCACACCGCGCTGGAGCAGCTGCCCGCCAACCTCCTTGACGCGTCTGCTGACTTGGGCGCGCGGGCCGGGCGGACGTTCCGGTCGGTGGTGCTGCCGATGGTGCTGCCGTCCGTCGCCGCCGGGTCGATCTTCACCTTCTCGCTCAGCCTCGGCGACTACATCACCGTGCAGATCGTCGGCGGCAAGACCCAGCTCATCGGCAACCTCGTCTACTCCAACATCGAACTCAACCTGCCCATGGCCGCCGCCCTCGGCACCGTCCCGGTCGTCGTCATCGTGGTGTACCTGCTCGCGATGCGCCGCACGGGCGCACTCAGCAGCCTGTAA